The Alkalihalobacillus sp. LMS6 genomic interval TTGTAAATCTGCAAAAAGCAAATCTAAAATGCGGTTTAAAGCCTTTTTTTCCGTACGGACTTTTTCAAAAGGCATAATTTGCCCATCTTCAAAATGCAAAATTGGTTTGATCTGTAATAAACTTCCAAATACAGCTTGAGCTCCACTCAATCGTCCGCCTCTTCGTAAATGATTTAAATCATGTACCATGAAGTAGGCACGTACTTGCTCTTGCTGCGTAGTTAAATACTGAATAATATCAGAGCCGCTGCTACCTTCTAGCGCTAATTTCGCAGCTGAACGTACGTAGAAACCTTGTGGAGAACAACTGATTTTGGAGTCAAAGCCATAGACGGTTAGGTTTTCTTTCATTTCACCAGCAGATAATGCCGTTTGCAAAGTACCACTTATCTTGGCAGAAAGATGTATGCAAACGACATCTGTGTACCCTTCTTGCTCAAGACGATCAAAGAGCTCAACAAATTCTCCTATTGCCGGTTGTGACGTTGTTGGCAATGCCTCTTCTTCTCCCAGCTTTTGATAAAATTCTTCAGTAGTAAGGTCAATTCCTTCTCGAAATGAGCCATCTGAAAAATTTACGCTTAATGGAACCGTATGAATTTGAAGCGCTTCAATCGTCTCTTTTTGTAAATAGGCCGTCGTGTCCGTAATTACTGCGGTCTTTATCATATTTGTTCCTCGCTTTTCTACAGTCAGTCACTCCACTTAAATTTAGCGGAAATAGATCTGATATTCAAGAAATAACCGAAGAATTTCCCGAGAAATAATATCGTTTCTTAGCGAACAATGACGTATCCTTTTTTAATTGCTTCAACAACCGCTTGTGTTCGGTCATTTACATTCATCTTCTGCAAAATATTACTTACATGGTTTTTTACCGTTTTTTCACTTATATACAAGGATTCGCCAATAGCACGGTTATTTTGACCGTCTGTCATGAGTTGAAGCACTTCACATTCACGTCTTGTCAAAATGTGCAATGGCTTACGATATTCGACTTCCCTATAGCCTACTGAATCTTGGTGCTTCTCATCCTGTTTGGCCAAACGACGGTATTCTTTAATTAAATTTGACGTTACTTTCGGGTGAATGTAAGCACCACCTGTCGCCACAACTTTGACAGCTTCTACAAGTGACTCTGCATCCATTTCTTTTAACAGATAGCCGGATGCACCGGTGCGCAATACGTGCGACACGTAAGACTCATCGTCATGAATCGATAAGATCAGTACCTTTACTTTCGGAAACACTTTCACAAGCTCTTTCGTTGCTTCCACACCGTTAAGTTTGGGCATATTAATATCCATTAAAATCACATCTGGTCGATGGTTACGAACAAGATCAATGACCTGTGATCCATCTTCTCCATCCGCTACAACATTAAAATTTTGTTCCATTGATAAGATTCGTTTTACTCCTTCTCTAAACAATGGGTGATCATCTATAATCACGATTCTTATTTCATCCGTTTCTTGTACTATCATTGGATTCACCTCTCGTAAACTACTACGTTATTAGACTGTTGTTACAGGTAGTTGAATTAAAATATTTGTTCCCTGTTCTATTTCCGATTGAATCGTAATGGCGCCATTTAACATATTCACTCTTTCTTTCATGCCAATAATGCCAAACGAAGAGTCTTTTTTAGTCGAAGGGTTAAACCCAACGCCATCATCTTTTATGACCACCATTACGTTGTTTCGTTTCATTTCAATTTTCACTAGTACCTCAGTTGGGTTTGCATGTTTAATCGCGTTTTGAACGGCTTCTTGAATAAGTCGAAAAACAGCTATCTCAAAGTGTTGTTCAAGTCGAGTTTCAATGCCTAAATGTTTAAAATGAACCGTTAATCCATGTCGCTCTTCAATATTCTCTAAATATTTTCTAAGCGTCGGGATTAAGCCTAAATCCTCAAGCGCCATCGGACGTAAGTCATAAATAATTCTTCTTACTTCAGCTAATGAAGATCGGACCATTTTTCGTAAACCGCGAATTTCTTTTAATGCTTCATGAATGCCCTTTTCTTGGTAGATTCGTTCGATTAATTCTGAATGTAGCATAACGTTCGCCATCATTTGCGCCGGTCCGTCATGAATTTCACGGGATAATCGACCTCTTTCTTCCTCCTGAGCTTCTATAATCTTCAACCCAAATGATTGCTTTTCCTTTGCATCTTCAATAATTTCTCCAACTTTTTTTAAATCGCTCGACAGAAAATCAAACACAACCGACATCTGGACAGATAGCTGTTCCGCACGACTTATCGTATCTTGTAAATTCTTTAAGCGACGTTCAATGTCATCTCTTCTTGTTCGCAATAGCTTTTCTTCTTGTTGCAGAACGGCCATTTCGACTTGAAATTCACTAGCTTGCTCATACGCTACCCTCACTTCTTCGTTCGTGTAGCTTTGAAATTCTTTGCTTACTTTTGCTAAGCGATTTCTTGCATGCCTTGCATGTAAAGAGGACTTGTCCACTTTGTCAATGACTTCGACAACTTTCTGCTTTGTCTGCTCAAGCTCTTTGCTTAAATAGGCATGTTCATTTCTAGATCGTTCGCCAATCTCAAAAATCTTTTCTCTACTTGTTGAAACTGTATCTATAGTCTGAGAAATAATCTGATTCAGAACTTTTACTTCTTCCATTTCAAATCCCCACTTTTTTATTAAAACAATGGTGTAGGTTAGCTCAAGCCTTCCGCTTTTAAATTAAGCCACTTTCCGTTATTCTTATCTTACACTATCCGATGGAGAAAGAAAGACGAATATCGTAAAAGAACGGGATCTTTTTCTCTGTAGTAGAGAATATCGCCTATACTATCAGACCAGTATTACATCACGGTTTCGCCAATATGTAAAAATATAAAAATTATAATGGAGGGAACCCATTGCTAGAGAACTATAAAACGGTTAAAGAGCGTGGCAATCACGAAATCGTCATTCAAAAATCGCGATTTATTGCTCATTTTAAACGGACAAAAACAGAACAAGAAGCGCTTGACTTTATTCAAGAAATCAAAAAAGAGCACTGGAATGCCACGCATAATTGCTCTGCTTATCTAATTGGTGAACAAGATCTTATCCAAAAAGCAAACGATGACGGAGAGCCTAGTGGAACAGCCGGTGTACCTATGCTAGAAGTCTTAAAGAAAAGAAGACTTAAAGACATAGCTGTCGTCGTGACTCGTTACTTTGGCGGGATTAAATTAGGAGCAGGTGGACTCATTCGTGCATACGGTAGTTCCGTAAGTGAAGGCTTAAATCACGTTGGCGTTGTGAATCGCACCCTTTGCTATACAATGGAAACAACCATTGATTATACATGGCTCGGAAAAATTGAAAATGAAATTCGACAGTCTCTTTACCAATTAAAAGAGATCACATACGCAGACCTTGTTACCATCCATGTATATGTTGAAGCAAACAATGTTGACGCCTATCTCGAATGGATGACGGAATTAACAAACGGGCAAAGCGAAACGAAACAAGGAAAAAGCGTCTATTTAGAAACAGACGCTGATACGTGAGAAACGAGTGCTTGGATCGATGCCTCTATCGCTTTCAGAAGCTGATCATTGGATAGGGGCAT includes:
- a CDS encoding DegV family protein; translation: MKTAVITDTTAYLQKETIEALQIHTVPLSVNFSDGSFREGIDLTTEEFYQKLGEEEALPTTSQPAIGEFVELFDRLEQEGYTDVVCIHLSAKISGTLQTALSAGEMKENLTVYGFDSKISCSPQGFYVRSAAKLALEGSSGSDIIQYLTTQQEQVRAYFMVHDLNHLRRGGRLSGAQAVFGSLLQIKPILHFEDGQIMPFEKVRTEKKALNRILDLLFADLQKGNVSEIAVIHANRPEGADMLKEKILSAYPHADIEISYFGPVIGTHLGPSSLGIGWC
- a CDS encoding response regulator transcription factor; the encoded protein is MIVQETDEIRIVIIDDHPLFREGVKRILSMEQNFNVVADGEDGSQVIDLVRNHRPDVILMDINMPKLNGVEATKELVKVFPKVKVLILSIHDDESYVSHVLRTGASGYLLKEMDAESLVEAVKVVATGGAYIHPKVTSNLIKEYRRLAKQDEKHQDSVGYREVEYRKPLHILTRRECEVLQLMTDGQNNRAIGESLYISEKTVKNHVSNILQKMNVNDRTQAVVEAIKKGYVIVR
- a CDS encoding sensor histidine kinase: MEEVKVLNQIISQTIDTVSTSREKIFEIGERSRNEHAYLSKELEQTKQKVVEVIDKVDKSSLHARHARNRLAKVSKEFQSYTNEEVRVAYEQASEFQVEMAVLQQEEKLLRTRRDDIERRLKNLQDTISRAEQLSVQMSVVFDFLSSDLKKVGEIIEDAKEKQSFGLKIIEAQEEERGRLSREIHDGPAQMMANVMLHSELIERIYQEKGIHEALKEIRGLRKMVRSSLAEVRRIIYDLRPMALEDLGLIPTLRKYLENIEERHGLTVHFKHLGIETRLEQHFEIAVFRLIQEAVQNAIKHANPTEVLVKIEMKRNNVMVVIKDDGVGFNPSTKKDSSFGIIGMKERVNMLNGAITIQSEIEQGTNILIQLPVTTV
- a CDS encoding YigZ family protein; the protein is MLENYKTVKERGNHEIVIQKSRFIAHFKRTKTEQEALDFIQEIKKEHWNATHNCSAYLIGEQDLIQKANDDGEPSGTAGVPMLEVLKKRRLKDIAVVVTRYFGGIKLGAGGLIRAYGSSVSEGLNHVGVVNRTLCYTMETTIDYTWLGKIENEIRQSLYQLKEITYADLVTIHVYVEANNVDAYLEWMTELTNGQSETKQGKSVYLETDADT